One window of Triticum dicoccoides isolate Atlit2015 ecotype Zavitan chromosome 5A, WEW_v2.0, whole genome shotgun sequence genomic DNA carries:
- the LOC119304089 gene encoding mechanosensitive ion channel protein 6-like, with protein sequence MDQVQRKSILRSAKTLSRTRSEEQPMLSDLGQRREVVLNIDGNGNAPGADVVGAAGKPTASRTLSTAASSPAQGWADASFDFWRNEGGPARRVDDFSFKNRSASPQPQASSPSISPKKKAEEVGVDPPTLLIGNFLRKQKAAGAELLLDLDMELDDIGRSSHSHAFSSNSREQEAPRVSFKDRQSSSSSSSGSDSDTGGRRRPPGDDGICNTSASTPAGPRPLLRAKTRSRLTDPPPQSPAAVDEERKKSSAMRPPKSGQFSGRMTGKSGQWHKSGPIEEEEEDPFIDDDIPDDFNRGKLDALTILQWVSLVIIIGALACSLAIRPLSRKRLWELHLWKWELLVLVLICGRLVSGWAIRIAVFCVERNFVLRKRVLYFVYGVRGAVQNALWLGMVLASWHFLFDEGINTAVLPYVTKVLLCLLVATLVRLVKTLLLKVLASSFHVSTYFDRIQEALFNQYVIDTLSGPQLVDEDYVIAEVRELQRAGADIPKELHPALPTKNLSGQRGTRVSGLISRGINPLSKEKKRREADEGITIDKLHRLNQRNVSAWNMKRLVKIVRFETLATMDEQIQQATTGDGAESGTQIHTEYEAQLAAKKIFHNVAKPGSKHIYLADMMRFMKQEEAIKAMHLFEGAQEQCRVGKKSMKNWVVNAFRERKALALTLNDTKTAVNKLNQMANVVVGLIVFALWLLILGVATTHFFVFLSSQLLVAVFVFGNTLKTIFEAIIFLFVMHPFDVGDRCEIEEVQVVVEEMNIMTTIFLRYDNLKIYYPNSVLATKPIFNFYRSPDMGEGVDFSVHVATPLEKLALMKERILRYIDSKKEHWYPGAMVVLRDVDDTNKLKVSIWLRHTLNFQDMGMRFVRRELVLQEMIRVLKDLNIEYRMLPLDVNVRNAPPLQSTRMPTTWNYS encoded by the exons ATGGACCAGGTGCAACGGAAGAGCATCCTGAGGTCAGCCAAGACGCTGTCGCGGACGCGGTCAGAAGAGCAACCCATGCTGTCTGACCTCGGTCAGCGGCGGGAGGTGGTTCTGAACATCGATGGGAACGGCAACGCTCCCGGCGCGGACGTCGTCGGAGCGGCGGGGAAGCCGACGGCCAGCAGGACGTTGTCGACCGCCGCCAGCTCGCCGGCCCAGGGGTGGGCCGACGCGAGCTTCGACTTCTGGAGGAACGAGGGCGGCCCCGCGCGCCGCGTCGACGACTTCAGCTTCAAGAATCGGTCGGCGTCACCGCAGCCGCAGGCATCGTCCCCTTCGATCTCGCCGAAGAAGAAGGCGGAGGAGGTCGGCGTGGACCCGCCCACGCTACTCATCGGGAACTTCCTCCGGAAGCAGAAGGCCGCCGGGGCCGAGCTGTTGCTCGACCTCGACATGGAGCTGGACGACATCGGGAGGTCGTCACACTCACACGCGTTCTCATCCAACTCCCGAGAGCAGGAGGCGCCGCGTGTCTCCTTCAAGGACCGACAGAGCTCCTCGTCCTCTTCATCCGGCTCCGATTCCGATACCGGCGGCCGCCGTAGGCCCCCCGGCGATGACGGAATATGCAACACCTCTGCTTCCACTCCAGCGGGACCGAGACCATTACTGCGAGCCAAGACGCGCTCCCGGCTCACGGACCCGCCGCCGCAGTCACCCGCGGCCGTCGACGAGGAGCGCAAGAAGTCGTCTGCCATGCGCCCTCCCAAGTCCGGCCAGTTTTCTGGGCGTATGACCGGCAAATCCGGCCAGTGGCACAAGTCGGGTCccatcgaggaggaggaggaggacccgttCATCGACGACGACATCCCCGACGACTTCAACCGCGGGAAGCTGGACGCTCTCACCATACTGCAGTGGGTGAGCCTGGTGATCATCATCGGGGCACTGGCGTGCAGCCTCGCGATAAGGCCGCTGTCACGGAAGCGGCTCTGGGAGCTGCACCTCTGGAAGTGGGAGCTCCTCGTGTTGGTGCTCATCTGCGGCCGCCTCGTCTCCGGCTGGGCCATCCGGATCGCGGTCTTCTGCGTGGAGCGCAACTTCGTGCTGCGCAAGCGCGTGCTCTACTTCGTCTACGGCGTGCGCGGCGCCGTGCAGAACGCGCTCTGGCTCGGCATGGTGCTCGCCTCCTGGCACTTCCTGTTCGACGAGGGCATCAACACGGCGGTGCTGCCCTACGTGACCAAGGTGCTACTCTGCCTCCTCGTTGCCACGCTCGTCCGCCTCGTCAAGACGCTTCTCCTCAAGGTGCTCGCCTCGTCCTTCCATGTCTCCACATACTTCGATCGGATCCAGGAGGCGCTCTTCAACCAGTACGTCATCGACACGCTCTCCGGGCCACAGCTGGTCGACGAGGACTACGTGATCGCCGAGGTGCGCGAGCTCCAGCGCGCCGGCGCAGACATCCCGAAAGAGCTGCATCCCGCCTTGCCAACCAAGAACCTGTCGGGGCAAAGGGGCACCCGGGTCTCGGGTTTGATCTCCAGGGGAATCAATCCGCTGTCCAAGGAGAAGAAGCGGCGTGAGGCTGATGAAGGGATCACCATTGACAAGCTCCATAGGCTCAACCAGAGAAACGTCTCGGCATGGAACATGAAGAGGCTCGTGAAGATTGTTCGTTTCGAGACGCTCGCCACAATGGACGAGCAGATCCAGCAGGCAACTACAGGGGACGGGGCCGAGTCAGGGACACAGATTCACACCGAATATGAGGCGCAGCTCGCCGCCAAGAAGATCTTTCACAACGTAGCCAAGCCTGGTTCCAA GCACATATACTTGGCAGACATGATGCGCTTCATGAAGCAGGAGGAAGCCATCAAAGCTATGCATCTTTTTGAAGGAGCACAAGAGCAATGTAGGGTCGGCAAGAAGTCTATGAAGAACTGGGTG GTGAATGCATTTAGAGAGCGCAAAGCTCTTGCCCTCACACTTAACGATACAAAAACAGCAGTTAACAAGCTCAACCAGATGGCCAATGTTGTTGTTGGCCTCATAGTGTTTGCTCTTTGGCTTCTAATTCTCGGCGTAGCGACGACACATTTCTTTGTCTTCCTCAGTTCGCAGCTTCTTGTGGCAGTGTTTGTATTCGGAAATACCTTGAAGACGATTTTTGAGGCAATAATCTTCTTATTCGTGATGCATCCTTTCGACGTCGGCGACCGCTGTGAAATTGAAGAGGTTCAG GTCGTTGTGGAGGAAATGAATATCATGACAACAATCTTTCTTCGTTACGATAATTTGAAGATCTATTACCCAAACAGTGTGTTGGCCACCAAACCAATTTTTAATTTCTACAGGAGTCCTGATATGGGAGAAGGAGTTGACTTCTCTGTCCATGTTGCCACCCCGCTGGAAAAACTGGCGCTCATGAAGGAAAGAATACTACG TTACATTGACAGTAAGAAGGAACATTGGTACCCCGGTGCGATGGTTGTCCTCCGGGATGTAGATGACACCAACAAGCTAAAAGTGTCCATATGGCTCCGACACACACTCAACTTTCAGGACATGGGGATGAGGTTCGTGAGGAGGGAACTCGTGCTCCAAGAGATGATCAGAGTCTTGAAGGACCTCAATATTGAGTACCGGATGTTGCCCCTTGACGTGAACGTGCGAAACGCGCCCCCTCTGCAATCCACAAGGATGCCGACGACATGGAATTATTCATGA